A window of the Podospora bellae-mahoneyi strain CBS 112042 chromosome 6, whole genome shotgun sequence genome harbors these coding sequences:
- a CDS encoding hypothetical protein (MEROPS:MER0006204; EggNog:ENOG503NYDR; COG:V), with product MAEQTIEPAFEAAIAASKINGVIICATNTTGTFAYNYTVGARTLLSGESLAHKLDDILYLASGTKLIATIAVLQAIDDGHLSLDSPESISKFAPELVDKPILFPDGETLTPSTKAITLRQLLSQTSGLAYHFLFPYLSSWREKNETPLQPGHRRPVEKAFAYPLIFNPGTSWTYGPNYDWAGRILERATNTTLGKHVQERICKPLGIPTSDAQFYPVKGDEARGRMVDLNPSDPEGLGLAVVGGMEMNRRSEGDFGGHGLFMTAEGYVKVLKSLLANDGKLLKKETVEEMFSNQIGPEAEDNAKAVFDGPTGVFYRVGTEGMKVGHGLGGLLTLEGADGWYGERTLTWGGGLSFAWFIDRTNGLCGLCAIQASMPVQMQTLTDLKNTFRHDIYRKYDAWKKDNQGKL from the coding sequence atgGCTGAGCAAACCATTGAGCCCGCCTTCGaagccgccatcgccgcctccaAAATCAATGGCGTCATCATCTGCGCAACCAACACTACCGGCACCTTCGCATACAACTACACAGTCGGCGCCCGAACCCTACTTTCTGGGGAATCTCTCGCTCACAAACTCGATGATATCCTTTACCTCGCCTCCGGCACCAAATTGATTGCCACTATCGCCGTCCTCCAAGCCATAGACGATGGACACCTTTCCCTCGACTCTCCAGAGTCCATCTCAAAGTTCGCTCCCGAACTTGTCGACAaacccatcctcttccccgaCGGGGAGACTCTCACCCCCTCTACCAAAGCCATTACCCTTCGCCAGTTGCTCTCTCAAACCTCCGGCCTAGCCTATCACTTCCTTTTCCCCTACCTCTCCTCTTGGCGCGAAAAGAACGAAACGCCTCTTCAACCTGGCCACCGTCGTCCCGTCGAAAAAGCATTTGCCTACcccctcatcttcaaccctGGCACGTCCTGGACCTATGGGCCCAACTACGACTGGGCAGGCCGCATCCTCGAGCGCgcaaccaacaccactcTTGGGAAGCATGTACAAGAGCGTATCTGTAAGCCTCTTGGAATCCCCACTTCCGATGCACAATTCTACCCAGTTAAGGGTGACGAGGCTAGGGGTAGAATGGTCGATCTCAACCCCTCTGACCCGGAGGGGCTAGGGTTAGCTGTCGTTGGTGGCATGGAGATGAACAGGCGGAGTGAGGGAGACTTTGGCGGCCATGGGTTGTTCATGACTGCTGAGGGGTACGTCAAGGTCTTGAAGTCCTTGCTTGCCAACGATGGGAAGCTTTTGAAGAAGGAAACGGTAGAGGAGATGTTTAGCAACCAGATTGGCCCTGAAGCGGAGGACAATGCGAAGGCGGTGTTTGATGGACCAACCGGTGTCTTTTATCGCGTGGGTACTGAGGGGATGAAAGTTGGACACGGCCTTGGAGGCCTATTGACTCTGGAAGGGGCTGATGGGTGGTACGGTGAGAGGACGCTCACgtgggggggtgggctgtCATTTGCTTGGTTCATTGATCGCACAAATGGTCTTTGTGGTTTGTGCGCGATACAAGCCTCGATGCCAGTCCAGATGCAGACTTTGACGGATCTGAAGAATACTTTCCGGCATGATATCTATAGGAAGTATGATGCTTGGAAGAAAGATAACCAGGGGAAGCTGTAG
- a CDS encoding hypothetical protein (EggNog:ENOG503P141; COG:S): MPSTRLLLTSTVTEATSPTPEDLLKQSSGKLLSWLGGPYAVLLQIAAPSIALGSCTHSRFQTYLISGFRRTAAFIMAVVHGTDEQKALICGTIKKQHSFITDPSYTAANPELQKWTAATLFIAGQLTQNLFSVNQSPMPRAQKEVLCQQFGRFATALDMPAEMWPSSLEEFQAYFDEQIRTIEITEESKKVANILLREIELPWFLMWTLPVMRVLMAVWLPEKFRVTFGLPNPKGWLVWAAYWAVV, translated from the exons ATGCCCTCAACAAGGTTGCTGCTTACATCGACCGTCACGGAGGCAACGTCTCCAACCCCGGAAGACCTCCTCAAACAATCATCCGGTAAACTTCTCAGCTGGCTCGGCGGCCCCTACGCTGTTCTCCTCCAGATCGCAGCCCCAAGCATCGCCCTCGGCTCATGTACCCACTCCCGCTTCCAAACGTACCTTATCTCAGGATTTCGCCGAACCGCAGCCTTCATAATGGCCGTCGTTCATGGAACAGACGAACAGAAAGCACTCATATGTGGTACCATCAAGAAACAGC ACTCCTTCATCACCGACCCCTCCTACACCGCCGCCAACCCAGAGCTGCAAAAGTGGACGGCAGCCACTCTCTTTATTGCCGGACAGCTAACCCAGAACCTCTTCTCCGTCAACCAAAGCCCCATGCCGCGCGCCCAGAAAGAGGTACTCTGTCAACAGTTCGGGAGGTTTGCCACGGCGTTGGATATGCCGGCTGAGATGTGGCCCTCTTCGCTGGAGGAGTTTCAGGCATATTTCGACGAGCAGATTCGGACAATAGAGATCACGGAGGAGAGTAAGAAGGTTGCGAATATTTTGCTGAGGGAAATAGAGTTGCCTTGGTTTTTGATGTGGACATTGCCTgtgatgagggtgttgatggctgTTTGGTTGCCAGAGAAGTTTAGGGTGACGTTCGGGTTGCCGAATCCgaaggggtggttggtttgggcAGCGTATTGGGCTGTGGTTTGA
- a CDS encoding hypothetical protein (EggNog:ENOG503P7ST): protein MSNLARAISKVFCREPNNATADTTAPTVAWLLAHRDEHKGQPAHSKGKTPTASLYRMYEYLVTGYITGLRSEIEYFYNQPSWAVSDIPDPIDPDPERYAILAVLPSYLVTAFNRLIERGLPRGSPAIITGAAAENVLKAREIVLETEPAWVAKVPALRQTLIIPDKSGKQPGEESRSKRFLDMNIIAEEPHVLFV from the coding sequence ATGTCTAACCTTGCGCGCGCGATTTCCAAGGTCTTCTGCCGGGAGCCGAACAACGCAACCgccgacaccaccgccccaacaGTGGCATGGCTCTTGGCTCACCGAGATGAACACAAGGGGCAACCAGCACACAGCAAAGGCAAGACCCCCACAGCATCCCTGTACCGCATGTACGAGTATCTGGTCACCGGGTACATCACCGGCCTGCGATCTGAAATCGAGTACTTTTATAACCAACCATCGTGGGCTGTTTCCGACATCCCGGACCCTATCGACCCAGACCCGGAGCGGTACGCCATCCTCGCTGTCTTGCCATCATATCTAGTAACGGCATTCAACCGTCTGATCGAGCGCGGACTGCCGCGCGGCAGTCCCGCTATTATCACTGGCGCCGCAGCGGAGAATGTGTTGAAAGCCCGGGAGATTGTCCTGGAAACGGAACCGGCCTGGGTGGCAAAGGTGCCGGCGTTGCGGCAGACTTTGATTATACCAGATAAGTCCGGTAAGcagccgggggaggagagcaggAGCAAGCGATTTTTGGACATGAATATCATTGCGGAGGAGCCTCACGTACTTTTTGTATAA
- a CDS encoding hypothetical protein (EggNog:ENOG503P2CS; COG:S) has product MPSLGGTARLVVARALSTITTNQNAIPGSFQSECFGSAVYPSHFPPFFWCLAREYSVYIQNFSTLVFPRRLPQATSQFPASGSPLSLMSGLDALLNRPRPSAWQRFVQQPCIFLAHKLYTWRQIIPIQPIHPVSVVCISDTHNSQPALPDGDILIHAGDLTQSGSLQELQTAVTWLRAQSHPVKIVVAGNHDLLLDESYTGHRGDNFNAGKAAGKMINWGDIIYLENSETTVTCANGRQLRVYGSPRSPRHGNWAFQYHRSKDVWTGATPKGVDILITHGPPRAHLDLQRLGCDYLLRELWRVRPKLHVFGHVHEGAGTEWLQFDGLQRAYEDTVITGGGFWNLLWTLKAFLLTLFGTAAEAKYLLVNAAMVGGLRDDERRRPVKVMI; this is encoded by the coding sequence ATGCCATCACTGGGAGGCACGGCGCGGTTGGTAGTGGCCCGTGCGCTGTCCACTATCACAACAAACCAAAATGCTATTCCAGGTTCGTTTCAATCAGAGTGCTTTGGGTCTGCTGTATATCCCAGCCATTTTCCCCCATTTTTCTGGTGTCTTGCGAGGGAATATTCGGTTTACATTCAGAATTTCTCTACCTTAGTCTTCCCGCGACGACTCCCTCAAGCCACATCGCAATTCCCAGCGAGCGGGTCTCCACTTTCCCTCATGTCAGGTCTCGATGCGCTGCTCAACCGGCCACGTCCCAGCGCCTGGCAGCGATTTGTTCAACAGCCATGCATTTTCCTCGCGCACAAGCTCTACACGTGGAGACAAATTATTCCCATACAGCCGATACACCCCGTCTCAGTTGTTTGTATTTCCGACACCCACAACAGCCAGCCTGCGCTGCCGGACGGtgacatcctcatccacgcCGGCGACCTTACGCAGTCGGGATCCTTACAGGAACTGCAGACTGCAGTTACATGGCTGCGCGCCCAGTCACACCCTGTCAAGATCGTCGTTGCAGGGAACCACGACTTACTCCTCGACGAATCATATACAGGCCATCGCGGCGATAACTTCAATGCAGGAAAGGCGGCTGGCAAGATGATCAACTGGGGCGATATCATCTATCTCGAGAACAGTGAGACGACCGTTACCTGCGCCAACGGTCGCCAACTACGTGTTTACGGCAGTCCTCGCTCCCCTCGCCATGGGAACTGGGCCTTCCAGTATCACCGCAGCAAAGACGTCTGGACGGGAGCGACACCAAAAGGTGTCGATATACTGATTACCCATGGGCCTCCGCGTGCACATCTCGATCTGCAAAGACTAGGTTGTGACTACCTGCTGCGGGAACTATGGCGAGTTCGCCCCAAGCTGCATGTGTTTGGACATGTTCATGAGGGTGCGGGTACAGAGTGGCTGCAGTTTGATGGGTTGCAGAGAGCGTATGAAGATACTGTAATTACCGGCGGTGGGTTCTGGAATCTTTTATGGACGCTGAAGGCGTTTTTACTGACGCTTTTCGGCACTGCTGCCGAGGCGAAATACCTGCTTGTTAATGCAGCCATGGTAGGCGGCCTACGGGATGACGAGCGAAGGCGACCGGTCAAGGTGATGATATAG
- a CDS encoding hypothetical protein (COG:K; EggNog:ENOG503PQ0G): MAHQPNSHAQGQYMQQQFTLQAQPPQQNHMQQQQQHPLQQVHPSLQPHPHPQPQPPSQNPPRPNFQMSLLPPPQDRLYPDFTTLLTDVKSFARTQGYAVVIGSSLNRDSEGNYRRYNLSCAKGGKSYASHSKGIRNTRSTKTGCPMRMKAVQEKAHPYDDKWHVVVQCAEHNHEPFTGEPGVSVPAQFRKIEPDGARWLMIMHREAQLTLRQLTIGIRISFGEKYQYVKKSDVRNMLAKMKREEERKAAQLAAQQGLPSNVPYTIIPQQHQPPPPPPVSVQQMPALPEGMHVPDPDLESDGDEVEDL, from the coding sequence ATGGctcaccaacccaactcCCACGCCCAAGGGCAATACATGCAGCAGCAATTCACCCTTCAggcccaacccccccagcagaATCACatgcaacaacaacaacaacaccctctccaacaagtCCACCCATCCcttcaaccccacccccacccccaaccccaacccccgtctcaaaaccccccccgccccaacTTTCAAatgtccctcctcccacccccccaagacCGCCTCTACCCCgacttcaccaccctcctcaccgacgTCAAATCCTTCGCCCGCACCCAAGGCTACGCAGTCGTCAtcggctcctccctcaaccgcGACTCAGAAGGCAACTACCGCCGCTACAACCTCTCCTGCGCCAAAGGCGGCAAGTCCTACGCCTCCCACTCCAAAGGCATCCGCAACACCCGCTCCACCAAGACCGGCTGCCCCATGCGCATGAAGGCCGTGCAGGAAAAGGCCCACCCCTACGACGACAAGTGGCACGTCGTCGTCCAGTGCGCAGAGCACAACCACGAGCCGTTCACCGGCGAACCCGGTGTGAGCGTTCCGGCGCAGTTCAGAAAGATTGAGCCGGATGGGGCGAGGTGGCTGATGATTATGCACCGGGAGGCGCAGCTGACGCTGAGGCAGCTGACGATTGGGATTAGGATTAGCTTTGGGGAGAAGTATCAGTATGTCAAGAAGAGTGATGTGAGGAATATGTTGGCGAAaatgaagagggaggaggagaggaaggcggcgCAGCTGGCTGCGCAGCAGGGGTTGCCTAGTAATGTGCCTTATACTATTAttcctcagcagcatcagccgccgccgccgccgccggtgagTGTGCAGCAGATGCCTGCGTTGCCGGAGGGGATGCACGTACCGGATCCGGATCTAGagagtgatggtgatgaggtggaaGATTTGTAG
- a CDS encoding hypothetical protein (COG:G; CAZy:GH18; EggNog:ENOG503NUVP) — MLLPVALALLGIKVPMVVAQGFEIPQYFEISGLPMDSESFPIVDAAARPQPDLSDPKTVEKLEQQWLEAAQRIPTELINRCPVACSSAGSDSLKWDVYPHVARMAKCEKTVLFEMPVFSEIKTDMTPVELRVCTADLTGAGRGSKRSLGNDVFQVETSTSLRLALTGGQKAPDKAAAGVVSSIQQISNHLESIVPSCGKNKVAFAHSGTVVVGLYVGAQAHRQGLAGDALDRLLARVEKEGFSDNLIGEVCESAYSADYVVGVVVHAGNDAASKVQQAIRAWNEGSCLAAGSSSQAVGEPIRLFVPAPSTPSAASSSSNHTTASSSNFTAQSRMHRARDSGSMFRGLASRQEYCSNVKQVVAGNTCETIADKRCTISLDRFLSYNPGIDCKNLWVGQNVCCTEGATPPPAPLIPAPDPYCTNWKTVQAGQTCEYMADKRCTVSLSTFKSRNPHLDCNNLKVGTTFCCNAGRVPPENECSNSKTVVAGNTCLQIADKRCTISIAKFVEYNPQLNCQDDNGLKIGEPFCCNYGRVPPPGPPPNADGTCKTAVVAEGDGCDKLATKCGIAGDYITQFNPQSDFCANLGEGQTYCCGRGSLPNLRPKKNADGSCFDYTIQPLDSCNKTAIRHQLTQADLFKFNKNTYGWNGCDNLKVNLKICLSEGTPPMPTVDETAVCGPTVLGTKRPANNTALADLNPCPLNVCCNHWGQCGMTHEFCSITESVTGNPGTTTCVSNCGNEIIKSSPPADQMRIAYFEAWNGNRPCLRMNVNQIDTSRYTHIHFAFAEVSPSFEVVISHVQDEWDRFMTMTDVKKIISFGGWDFSVKEGTYRILRDAVKPANREVFRKNVVDFVNKYNLDGVDLDWEYPGAPDNMPTAGDPVEGLDYSTWLKSVRSTLPSSKTVSFAAPASYWYLKAFPISTMASYIDYVVYMTYDLHGQWDVGNKYAIDGCEAGNCLRSHVNITETRAALSMITKAGMPSNKVVVGVTSYGRSFRMAEKDCVDPLCTFTGDRENSEAAPGKCTGTRGYISNAEIESIIETNPSAISYHHDGTDYLVYNDYEWVAYMSEQTKAQRERYYESLNMRGSTDWAVDLQSFDTDQWYGVVDPLEGLEPEDIDLLFPNDCPERNFKTLEEIEKAKDVDAHCIGGYMIEALANMLEKAVSDYDAIMKTDYDKKFGYFAKAVKESWAAKLREFYYDSKVNNDDWYNCYKVGGSTKVSCPPKASQTTSVRMEVKNQKAFADHLMKEFSIDYADTMAGTVNLNLIPSGCVGTSPGNNYGNICGALPNPVGTEAIGVRLLREDLEIPNPKKEVGQSLENLRKLPKYLRSIVKLHRLGALHYETDLADVIDTTAPSVFMVQESVDAMKKAYEIGEDVEEEEKKRKQKDIIMWVLSAILFILPGAGQALAGFTRIAMIGRIASITAYTGGVAMSAYEVASDPENPVLGIFMLLVDLVPGVGSLKSTWKQGGAMRGKMTQADIDKMGPLVKNGLQQIDNIRQVCRRR, encoded by the exons ATGTTGTTACCTGTGGCCCTTGCCCTTTTGGGCATCAAGGTGCCGATGGTGGTCGCCCAAGGATTTGAAATACCTCAGTACTTTGAGATTTCTGGGCTCCCCATGGACTCTGAGAGCTTTCCGATCGTCGATGCAGCAGCGCGACCACAGCCAGATCTGTCTGACCCCAAGACAGTTGAAAAGCTCGAACAACAGTGGTTGGAAGCAGCACAACGCATTCCCACTGAGCTCATCAATCGATGCCCTGTGGCATGCAGTAGCGCTGGGAGCGACTCTCTCAAGTGGGACGTGTACCCACACGTTGCGCGCATGGCCAAGTGTGAAAAGACTGTGCTGTTTGAGATGCCTGTGTTCTCTGAGATCAAGACAGACATGACACCAGTTGAGTTGCGTGTCTG CACCGCTGATCTTACCGGGGCGGGCCGAGGGTCGAAGAGATCTCTTGGCAACGACG TCTTCCAAGTTGAGACTTCAACGTCACTTCGTCTGGCGTTGACGGGGGGGCAAAAGGCGCCGGACAAGGCCGCAGCCGGGGTTGTGTCTTCAATACAGCAAATATCCAACCACCTGGAAAGCATTGTGCCCTCGTGTGGCAAGAACAAGGTCGCCTTCGCCCACTCTGGGactgtcgtcgtcggcctgTATGTGGGCGCTCAGGCCCACCGCCAGGGCCTTGCTGGAGATGCCCTTGACCGCCTGCTTGCTCgggtggaaaaggaggggttcTCGGATAACCTCATTGGGGAGGTATGCGAGTCCGCGTACAGTGCCGACTATGTTGTCGGTGTAGTTGTCCATGCGGGGAATGACGCAGCCTCGAAGGTTCAGCAGGCTATCCGCGCATGGAACGAGGGTTCCTGCCTCGCCGCGGGTTCATCCAGCCAGGCGGTGGGCGAGCCTATCAGACTGTTCGTGCCtgccccatcaaccccttccgccgcttcttcttcctcgaaCCACACAACCGCTTCCTCGTCGAACTTCACCGCACAGAGCCGTATGCACCGCGcgcgtgacagtggctccATGTTTCGCGGGCTCGCCAGCCGACAGGAGTACTGTTCCAACGTGAAGCAGGTGGTTGCCGGCAACACCTGCGAGACGATTGCCGACAAGCGCTGCACCATTTCCCTGGATCGATTCCTCTCCTACAACCCTGGCATCGACTGCAAGAACCTGTGGGTTGGCCAGAATGTTTGTTGCACAGAGGGGGCCACgccccctcccgctcccctcATACCCGCCCCTGATCCGTACTGTACCAACTGGAAAACTGTCCAGGCAGGCCAGACATGCGAATACATGGCCGACAAGCGCTGTACCgtttccctctccaccttcaaATCTCGCAACCCTCACCTCGACTgcaacaacctcaaagtCGGAACCACGTTCTGCTGCAACGCGGGCCGAGTCCCCCCTGAGAACGAGTGTTCAAACTCCAAGACTGTGGTAGCTGGCAATACCTGTCTCCAAATTGCCGACAAACGTTGCACCATTTCCATCGCCAAGTTCGTCGAGTACAACCCCCAGCTCAACTGCCAGGACGACAACGGTCTGAAGATAGGCGAACCCTTTTGCTGCAATTACGGCAGGGTTCCTCCCCCAGGGCCGCCACCCAACGCCGATGGCACATGCAAGACCGCCGTTGTTGCTGAGGGGGACGGCTGTGATAAGCTGGCAACCAAGTGTGGTATTGCAGGAGATTACATCACCCAGTTCAATCCCCAGTCTGACTTCTGTGCGAACCTCGGTGAAGGGCAGACGTACTGCTGTGGTCGTGGGTCTCTTCCAAATTTGCGCCCCAAGAAGAATGCCGACGGGAGTTGCTTCGACTAcaccatccaaccccttGACAGCTGCAACAAGACCGCCATCCGTCACCAGCTTACCCAGGCTGATCTCTTCAAGTTCAACAAGAACACATATGGCTGGAATGGGTGTGACAATCTTAAAGTCAACTTGAAGATCTGTCTGAGTGAAGGGACCCCCCCTATGCCGACTGTAGACGAGACCGCTGTGTGTGGCCCGACAGTTCTCGGCACGAAACGACCGGCCAATAATACTGCCCTCGCGGACCTCAACCCCTGCCCCCTCAACGTCTGTTGCAATCATTGGGGACAGTGTGGCATGACCCATGAGTTCTGCAGCATCACCGAATCTGTCACTGGAAACCCGGGCACTACCACGTGCGTTTCAAACTGCGGCAACGAAATCATCAAGAGCTCCCCTCCAGCCGATCAGATGCGTATCGCATACTTTGAAGCCTGGAACGGCAACCGGCCATGCCTACGAATGAACGTGAACCAGATCGACACATCCAGATATACCCACATCCACTTCGCTTTCGCTGAAGTTTCTCCTTCATTCGAGGTTGTGATTTCTCATGTGCAAGACGAGTGGGACCGGTTTATGACCATGACAGACGTCAAAAAGATCATTTCATTCGGTGGCTGGGATTTTAGCGTCAAGGAGGGCACCTACAGAATCCTGCGTGACGCTGTCAAACCAGCCAACCGTGAGGTCTTTCGCAAGAATGTTGTCGACTTTGTCAACAAGTACAACTTGGACGGCGTTGATTTGGATTGGGAGTATCCTGGAGCTCCAGACAACATGCCTACCGCTGGCGATCCGGTGGAGGGGCTCGACTACTCGACCTGGCTTAAAAGCGTTCGCAGCACCCTTCCATCCAGCAAAACTGTGTCTTTTGCCGCCCCGGCCTCATACTGGTACCTCAAGGCCTTTCCCATCTCGACAATGGCCAGCTACATCGATTATGTCGTGTATATGACCTATGATCTCCATG GCCAGTGGGACGTGGGAAACAAGTACGCCATTGACGGCTGCGAGGCTGGCAACTGCCTGCGATCGCACGTCAACATCACCGAGACAAGGGCTGCGTTGAGCATGATTACCAAGGCGGGCATGCCTTCCAACAAGGTCGTCGTTGGCGTAACCAGCTACGGGAGGTCGTTTCGAATGGCGGAAAAGGACTGCGTCGATCCCCTGTGCACTTTCACGGGCGACAGGGAAAACTCGGAGGCAGCGCCCGGCAAATGCACTGGGACGAGAGGATACATCTCCAACGCTGAAATCGAATCAATCATCGAGACCAACCCTTCAGCAATCTCCTATCATCACGATGGTACCGACTATCTCGTCTACAACGACTACGAATGGGTGGCCTACATGTCGGAGCAGACCAAAGCTCAGCGTGAGAGGTATTACGAGAGCTTGAACATGCGTGGGAGCACAGACTGGGCCGTTGATCTGCAGTCGTTTGACACTGATCAGTGGTATGGGGTGGTTGATCCTTTGGAAGGTCTCGAGCCCGAAGACATCGACCTGCTTTTCCCAAATGACTGTCCCGAGCGGAATTTCAAGACCCTCGAGGAAATCGAGAAGGCCAAAGATGTGGACGCCCACTGCATAGGGGGTTACATGATCGAGGCTTTGGCCAACATGTTGGAAAAAGCTGTGTCCGACTACGACGCCATCATGAAGACCGACTACGACAAGAAGTTTGGGTACTTCGCGAAGGCAGTCAAAGAGAGCTGGGCCGCCAAACTGCGCGAATTTTACTACGACAGCAAggtcaacaacgacgactGGTACAATTGTTACAAGGTCGGCGGCAGCACCAAGGTCAGCTGCCCGCCCAAGGCGTCACAGACCACCTCTGTCCGGATGGAGGTCAAGAACCAGAAGGCGTTCGCCGATCATCTCATGAAGGAATTCAGCATCGATTACGCCGATACCATGGCCGGGACTGTGAATCTGAATCTCATTCCTTCTGGCTGCGTCGGCACGAGTCCAGGGAACAATTATGGCAACATTTGTGGTGCGCTGCCCAACCCTGTCGGCACAGAAGCGATTGGCGTCCGGCTTCTTCGTGAGGACCTTGAGATCCCGAACCCAAAGAAGGAAGTTGGACAGTCGCTAGAGAATTTGCGCAAGCTGCCCAAGTATCTCCGCAGCATCGTCAAGCTGCATCGGCTAGGTGCCCTTCACTACGAAACCGACCTTGCAGACGTCATCGACACCACGGCGCCCAGCGTCTTCATGGTGCAGGAGTCGGTGGATGCCATGAAGAAGGCTTATGAGATcggggaggatgtcgaggaggaagagaagaagaggaagcagaaGGATATCATCATGTGGGTGCTGTCGGCCATTCTCTTCATTTTGCCCGGAGCAGGTCAGGCCCTCGCCGGGTTCACGCGCATTGCCATGATTGGCCGTATTGCCAGCATCACGGCGTACACTGGCGGTGTCGCGATGAGTGCGTATGAGGTCGCCAGCGATCCAGAAAATCCGGTTTTGGGCATCTTCATGCTCCTTGTGGATTTGGTCCCTGGCGTGGGGTCGCTCAAGTCTACATGGAAACAGGGCGGCGCCATGCGGGGCAAAATGACGCAGGCGGATATTGACAAGATGGGGCCTCTTGTCAAGAATGGGTTGCAGCAGATTGATAATATTAGGCAGGTGTGCCGGCGGAGGTGA
- a CDS encoding hypothetical protein (COG:F; EggNog:ENOG503NWEC) — protein sequence MSIAPTSKEYKTFLDVVNARENFPILQWVFQVYIDSIDRSYHLVIPPADQTVRLVIPSVVSAFCGLQGRKLDEPSRPRTLALVDGTDAASRTAIVQKTLHKFCDEKMLANLSRWRNELKPIYGSSGELPFKVDRATAPLLGVVSYGIHRTAFTRSDDSHIKLWVQKRSQSTTFYPDHLDNTVASSTIPDGQLPL from the exons ATGTCAATCGCTCCCACTTCGAAAGAGTACAAAACATTTTTGGACGTTGTCAATGCCCGTGAGAA TTTCCCCATCCTGCAGTGGGTATTCCAGGTGTATATCGATTCCATCGATAGGTCTTACCATCTTGTCATTCCGCCGGCTGATCAAACTGTTAGGCTTGTCATCCCCTCGGTTGTTTCTGCCTTTTGTGGTCTCCAAGGTCGGAAACTCGACGAGCCCAGCAGGCCAAGGACCTTAGCGCTTGTCGATGGCACCGACGCCGCGTCGAGGACAGCCATTGTCCAGAAGACTCTGCACAAATTCTGCGACGAGAAGATGCTTGCGAATCTGTCACGCTGGCGCAACGAGTTGAAGCCCATCTATGGATCCAGTGGCGAGCTTCCCTTCAAGGTCGATCGTGCTACCGCACCCCTTCTCGGTGTCGTCTCGTATGGGATTCACCGGACAGCCTTCACTCGCAGTGACGACAGTCATATCAAGCTGTGGGTGCAGAAACGCTCACAGTCCACTACATTCTATCCCGACCACCTCGACAATACTGTAGCTAGCTCGACTATACCCGATGGCCAACTGCCTCTATAA
- the SNO1 gene encoding Senecionine N-oxygenase (MEROPS:MER0066916; COG:H; EggNog:ENOG503NZ52), with the protein MPPSTITVGVLALQGGVVEHIALLNRASASYPSVTFHFLEVRTPEQLSLCDALIIPGGESTTMAIVARRLGLLEPLREFVKINNKPVWGTCAGLVMLAEEASATKQGGQELIGGLDVRVLRNKFGTQVQSFVADLNLDFLGEGEGPFRGVFIRAPVVEEVIDGDGKVKVLGTVKKPGEEEDIVAVRQGNVFGTSFHPELTGDVRVHAWWLGNVVEALGQGGEGKGLVVGKGKGDAGKVY; encoded by the coding sequence atgccaccatcaaccatcaccgTCGGCGTCCTAGCCCTCCAAGGCGGCGTAGTCGAGcacatcgccctcctcaaccgcGCCTCGGCAAGCTACCCATCCGTAACCTTCCACTTCCTCGAAGTCCGCACACCCGAGCAACTCTCCCTCTGCgacgccctcatcatcccggGAGGCGAATCCACAACCATGGCCATCGTCgcccgccgcctcggcctcttGGAGCCACTAAGGGAGTTTGTCAaaatcaacaacaagcccgTCTGGGGGACTTGCGCCGGACTTGTAatgctggcggaggaggccTCTGCCACGAAGCAAGGCGGGCAGGAACTCATTGGTGGGTTGGACGTGAGAGTGCTGAGGAACAAATTTGGGACGCAGGTGCAGTCGTTTGTGGCGGATTTGAACTTGGAtttcttgggggagggggaagggccGTTTAGGGGGGTTTTTATCAGGGCGCcggtcgtggaggaggtgattgatggggatgggaaggtcaAGGTTTTGGGGACGGTGAAGAAgcctggggaggaggaggatattgTTGCTGTGAGACAGGGGAATGTTTTTGGGACGAGTTTTCACCCCGAGTTGACGGGGGATGTGAGGGTGCAtgcttggtggttggggaatGTGGTTGAGGCTTTGGggcagggaggggagggtaaggggttggtggtggggaaggggaagggcgATGCTGGGAAGGTTTATTGA